A part of Sander vitreus isolate 19-12246 chromosome 8, sanVit1, whole genome shotgun sequence genomic DNA contains:
- the LOC144521451 gene encoding leukocyte cysteine proteinase inhibitor 1-like produces MATTIKAYGETVSTTMDIREICDKMRPQVEDTTGKKYVKFIAVQYRRLDGGDGISYLIKVHVAETDYIHVEVFQDLKEKVSLINVKEHQTKDSLIVPF; encoded by the exons ATGGCAACCACGATCAAAGCATACGGTGAGACAGTATCCACGACTATGGATATTCGGGAGATTTGTGATAAG ATGAGGCCCCAAGTGGAGGACACTACAGGAAAGAAGTATGTGAAATTCATAGCAGTTCAATACAGGAGGCTAGATGGTGGGGATGGAATAAGCTACCTTATCAAG GTTCATGTTGCAGAAACGGACTACATTCATGTGGAAGTCTTCCAAGATCTCAAAGAAAAGGTTTCGCTGATTAATGTAAAGGAGCATCAAACCAAAGACAGCCTCATCGTACCTTTTTAG